In Garra rufa chromosome 15, GarRuf1.0, whole genome shotgun sequence, a single genomic region encodes these proteins:
- the trh gene encoding pro-thyrotropin-releasing hormone has product MRAACVIILASLAVSMSPVIQCQALPGEGDPSLDELFQRAESLLIRSILTQMEDENNANGEQTEWLEKRQHPGKRQHPGKREDADYEDEASALQKRQHPGKREEEDSARLRRQHPGKRLSLEQMMLEEPTAQSELAKRQHPGKRYLMLLHKRQHPGRRELQEAAGEFSDLAKRQHPGKRLCEDWDVAGCDQASILLELLDNVNKSRAEEKRQHPGKRFELEDDLTEQE; this is encoded by the exons ATGAGGGCGGCGTGTGTGATCATCTTGGCCTCTCTGGCGGTGTCCATGTCACCCGTGATCCAGTGTCAGGCTCTGCCGGGTGAGGGTGACCCGTCTCTGGATGAGCTGTTCCAGCGCGCAGAGAGTCTGCTGATCCGCTCCATTCTCACACAAATGGAGGACGAGAACAACGCCAACG GTGAGCAGACGGAGTGGCTGGAGAAGAGACAGCATCCAGGCAAGCGACAGCATCCCGGCAAGCGCGAAGACGCCGACTACGAAGACGAGGCTTCCGCCCTCCAGAAGAGACAGCATCCCGGCAAGCGGGAAGAGGAGGACAGTGCCAGGCTGAGGAGGCAGCATCCCGGGAAGCGGCTGTCTCTGGAGCAGATGATGCTGGAGGAGCCCACCGCGCAGAGCGAGCTGGCCAAACGGCAGCACCCCGGGAAACGCTACCTGATGCTGCTCCACAAACGACAGCACCCCGGCCGGCGGGAGCTGCAAGAGGCAGCGGGAGAATTTTCGGACCTTGCCAAGCGCCAGCATCCCGGGAAGAGACTGTGCGAGGACTGGGACGTGGCCGGCTGCGATCAAGCCAGCATCCTGCTCGAGCTTCTGGACAACGTCAACAAAAGTCGCGCCGAGGAGAAGAGGCAACATCCCGGGAAACGCTTTGAGCTAGAGGACGATCTCACGGAACAAGAGTAA